In Lysobacter luteus, a single window of DNA contains:
- a CDS encoding RelA/SpoT family protein, with the protein MTPSPPLSGPPAATPSALAGVLGHPACGALPRGLRQSLQAQADAGHGDVPADPPGTVAAMLDALQRLDADGDTVAAAILHAFPTLQARLAPVLERDHPAIAALLDGQRAAGQVWTLHAEQQRRGGSEGLRRLLLAIVRDLRVVPILLARQLARMRHADQLPEDQRRRLAELTRDIHAPLANRLGIWQLKWELEDLAFRHLQPDTYKQIARLLDEKRGDRERYIEQVRQTLQAALAAQGVTADVAGRPKHIYSIWKKMQRKDVPIGELYDLRAVRVLVDDLAACYAALGVVHATWTPIPSEFDDYIARPKRNDYRSLHTAVVGPEGKTLEVQIRTWDMHRQAELGVAAHWKYKEGGGAGDAAFDRKIAWMRRLLEPAADGAEADEATLAGELDTELVEDRVYVLTPKGEVIDLPAGATPLDFAYRVHTEVGHRCRGAKVDGRIVPLDHRLRSGDRVEIMTAKTGEPRRDWLIESNGFLASSRSREKVRNWFHRLDRGRNEAEGKELLDKELRRLGLLGADLAPARERFHLDGDDDLHVLVALGDLGAHQVARVLLEHERASRAPVAEAPLPTPAPRPAPRARARDFTVQGVDNLLVQLARCCQPLPGEPIAGYLTRGRGVTVHRADCAAFRRLVANQPQRSLPVEWGVDATAYEVDVEVMAVDRKWLLKEITNVIAQANVHVAGIRSDAGRSGARVRFRMRLRVSDYGQLSALLGKLAALPGVEQARRT; encoded by the coding sequence ATGACCCCGTCTCCGCCACTGTCCGGGCCGCCCGCCGCCACGCCATCCGCGCTGGCCGGGGTGCTGGGGCACCCGGCGTGCGGGGCGTTGCCGCGGGGGCTCCGGCAAAGCCTGCAGGCTCAGGCCGACGCCGGACACGGCGATGTCCCGGCCGATCCGCCAGGCACGGTCGCGGCGATGCTCGACGCCCTGCAGCGGCTGGATGCCGACGGCGACACGGTGGCCGCGGCGATCCTGCATGCCTTCCCGACGCTGCAGGCGCGGCTGGCGCCGGTGCTCGAACGCGACCACCCGGCCATCGCGGCCCTGCTCGACGGCCAGCGCGCGGCGGGCCAGGTCTGGACCCTGCACGCCGAGCAGCAGCGACGCGGCGGCAGCGAAGGCCTGCGCCGGCTGCTGCTGGCGATCGTGCGCGACCTGCGGGTGGTGCCGATCCTGCTGGCGCGTCAGCTGGCCCGGATGCGACACGCCGACCAGCTTCCCGAGGACCAGCGCCGCCGGCTCGCCGAACTCACCCGCGACATCCATGCCCCGCTCGCGAACCGGCTCGGCATCTGGCAGTTGAAATGGGAACTCGAGGACCTCGCGTTCCGCCACCTGCAGCCCGACACCTACAAGCAGATCGCGCGGCTGCTGGACGAGAAGCGCGGCGACCGCGAGCGCTACATCGAGCAGGTCCGGCAGACCTTGCAGGCCGCGCTGGCCGCGCAGGGCGTCACCGCCGACGTCGCCGGCCGCCCGAAGCACATCTACAGCATCTGGAAGAAGATGCAGCGCAAGGACGTACCCATCGGCGAGCTGTACGACCTGCGCGCGGTGCGTGTGCTGGTCGACGACCTGGCCGCCTGCTATGCCGCGCTCGGCGTGGTGCACGCGACGTGGACCCCGATCCCCAGCGAGTTCGACGACTACATCGCCCGGCCCAAGCGCAACGACTACCGCTCGCTGCACACCGCCGTGGTTGGCCCCGAAGGCAAGACGCTCGAGGTGCAGATCCGCACCTGGGACATGCACCGGCAGGCCGAGCTCGGCGTCGCCGCGCACTGGAAGTACAAGGAAGGTGGCGGTGCCGGTGACGCCGCGTTCGACCGCAAGATCGCCTGGATGCGCCGGCTGCTGGAACCCGCCGCCGACGGCGCCGAGGCCGACGAGGCCACCCTGGCCGGCGAACTCGACACCGAACTGGTCGAGGACCGCGTCTACGTGCTCACCCCGAAGGGCGAGGTGATCGACCTCCCGGCCGGGGCGACGCCGCTCGACTTCGCCTATCGCGTCCATACCGAGGTGGGCCACCGTTGCCGCGGCGCCAAGGTCGACGGCCGCATCGTCCCGCTCGACCACCGCCTACGCAGCGGCGACCGGGTGGAAATCATGACCGCCAAGACCGGCGAGCCGCGCCGGGACTGGCTGATCGAGTCCAACGGCTTCCTGGCCAGCAGCCGCTCACGCGAGAAGGTGCGCAACTGGTTCCACCGCCTCGACCGCGGGCGCAACGAGGCCGAGGGCAAGGAGCTGCTCGACAAGGAGCTGCGCCGGCTCGGGCTGCTGGGTGCCGACCTTGCGCCCGCACGCGAGCGTTTCCACCTTGATGGCGATGACGACCTCCACGTGCTGGTGGCGCTGGGCGACCTCGGTGCCCACCAGGTCGCACGCGTGCTGCTCGAGCACGAGCGGGCGTCGCGCGCGCCCGTGGCCGAGGCGCCGCTGCCGACCCCCGCGCCGCGACCGGCTCCGCGTGCCCGTGCACGGGATTTCACCGTGCAGGGCGTCGACAACCTGCTGGTCCAGCTCGCGCGCTGCTGCCAGCCACTGCCGGGCGAACCGATCGCCGGCTACCTCACGCGCGGCCGCGGCGTGACCGTGCACCGGGCCGACTGCGCTGCGTTCCGCCGCCTCGTCGCCAACCAGCCGCAGCGCTCGTTGCCGGTGGAGTGGGGCGTCGATGCCACCGCCTACGAGGTCGACGTCGAGGTCATGGCCGTCGACCGCAAGTGGCTGCTGAAGGAGATCACCAACGTCATCGCCCAGGCCAACGTGCACGTCGCCGGCATCCGCAGCGACGCCGGCCGCAGCGGCGCACGCGTGCGCTTCAGGATGCGCCTGCGCGTTTCCGACTACGGACAACTGTCGGCGCTGCTCGGCAAGCTGGCCGCGCTGCCAGGGGTGGAACAGGCGCGGCGGACGTGA
- the hrpA gene encoding ATP-dependent RNA helicase HrpA — protein sequence MNPKDPPAKTTSRRPPLSPALRQAREAIDRGLSRDRGRLHGLWSRWRGRPDDAEAQAAFERALAESVVRRESRAANLPAAPVDPSLPIAAEADRIVELIRAHPVVVIAGETGSGKTTQIPKLCLAAGRGAAGMIGCTQPRRIAARAVAKRVAEELQTPLGGAVGYQVRFNENVGEQTAVKFMTDGILLAEIQSDRWLSRYDTILIDEAHERSLNIDFLLGYLKQLLQKRRDLKVIVTSATIDTARFATHFDDAPVVEVEGRSYPVEVRYRPLEGEGDREGERTVNDAIVAACDEINREDPRGDVLVFLPGEREIRDAHQALERRKYRHTEVLPLYARLSVRDQDRVFNPGPQRRIVLATNVAETSLTVPRIRYVVDPGLARVKRYSPRGKLDRLHIEPISQASANQRKGRCGRVSEGTCYRLYSEADFQSRPEYTDPEIRRAALAGVILRMLALGLGDIERFPFLEPPDPRAIADGWQQLAELGAVDESRTMTATGRLMARMPVDVKLARMLVAANARGCLREMLVIASFLGIQDPRERPADQRAAADNAHAHFVDYSSEFVGTLKLWTAYQDAHEELTQSQLRRWCEKHFLGFLRMREWRELHRQLKLMADDLGWQQGPPLAELDAGAFANLHRALIAGLPTQIGHRQPGPEKKPGEKNPGERRPAAVYEGPRGRRFGLFPGSWLIRKPPPWVLSATLLDTEKVWAMTNAAIEPQWAIDELPHLLARRHFDPRWSRAQGRVLGSEQVSLFGLVLAPKRPIHYGGLYPEESRAIFARDALVTGEINTRAVFLKRNLATLEKAREEEAKQRRAGIVVDEDWMARWYLDRLPPHVHNAQALDAWFNKLPPPSKSALEWSLEDLLIGDETDASRFPPVIGLGDARLAVKYRFDPGAPDDGMTVAVPLHLLNALDPVRLGWLAPGFVANKAAALIKSLPKAQRRNFVPAPDFARAFAEAHPGPEADTFTGTLARFLHKVTGAEVAGVDFDEAALEPHLRANLRLHDRDGRTVLAESRDLDDLRARFGERAARAFAAHAADGMGQRGLVEFPDTPIPASVPGAAGVPAYPALHDDGDSVSLQVHAERDTALRHHPRGVRRLLWLALADKRKQARKQLPVSPRTGLLYAAIESAAPRQTGERDGDRLRGDIVDGAFASLVADGLGDIRDAEAFVARRDAVARQLFPESMERLHQAETILAAVAEARGKLESPLMGWASGNLDDMRAHLAALTPPGFLRDVPASALAGYPRYLKALALRGERALRDPTRDQARMLELKPFVDALAAAGARGEADAPEWQALRWELEELRVSLFAQELGARGVSPKKLATRLARIG from the coding sequence ATGAATCCTAAGGATCCGCCCGCTAAGACCACGTCACGGCGCCCGCCGCTGTCGCCCGCGTTGCGGCAGGCGCGCGAGGCGATCGACCGTGGCCTGAGCCGTGATCGTGGCCGGCTGCACGGGCTGTGGTCGCGCTGGCGCGGCCGTCCCGACGACGCCGAGGCGCAGGCTGCGTTCGAGCGGGCGCTGGCCGAGTCGGTGGTGCGGCGCGAGTCGCGGGCGGCCAACCTGCCTGCGGCGCCGGTCGATCCGTCCCTGCCGATCGCGGCCGAGGCCGACCGCATCGTCGAGCTGATCCGGGCGCACCCGGTCGTGGTGATCGCCGGCGAGACCGGTTCGGGCAAGACCACCCAGATCCCCAAGCTGTGCCTGGCCGCCGGCCGTGGGGCGGCGGGCATGATCGGCTGCACCCAGCCGCGCCGGATCGCCGCGCGGGCGGTCGCCAAACGCGTGGCCGAGGAACTGCAGACGCCGCTGGGCGGGGCAGTGGGCTACCAGGTCCGGTTCAACGAGAACGTCGGCGAGCAGACCGCGGTCAAGTTCATGACCGACGGCATCCTGCTGGCCGAGATCCAGTCCGACCGCTGGCTGTCGCGCTACGACACGATCCTGATCGACGAGGCGCACGAACGCAGCCTCAACATCGACTTCCTGCTCGGCTACCTCAAGCAGCTGCTGCAAAAGCGCCGTGACCTCAAGGTCATCGTCACCTCGGCGACGATCGACACCGCACGCTTCGCCACACACTTCGACGATGCCCCGGTGGTCGAGGTCGAAGGCCGCAGCTACCCCGTTGAAGTGCGCTACCGGCCGCTGGAAGGCGAGGGCGACCGCGAAGGGGAGCGCACGGTCAACGACGCGATCGTGGCCGCGTGCGACGAGATCAACCGGGAAGACCCCCGTGGCGATGTGCTGGTGTTCCTGCCCGGCGAGCGCGAGATCCGCGACGCCCACCAGGCTCTGGAGCGTCGCAAGTACCGCCACACCGAAGTACTGCCGCTGTACGCACGCCTGTCGGTGCGCGACCAGGATCGCGTTTTCAACCCCGGCCCGCAGCGCCGCATCGTGCTGGCGACCAACGTCGCCGAGACCTCGCTGACGGTGCCGCGTATCCGCTACGTGGTCGATCCCGGGTTGGCGCGGGTCAAGCGCTACAGCCCGCGCGGCAAGCTCGACCGGCTGCACATCGAACCGATCAGCCAGGCCAGTGCCAACCAGCGCAAGGGACGTTGCGGGCGCGTGTCGGAGGGCACCTGCTACCGCCTCTACAGCGAGGCCGACTTCCAGTCGCGGCCCGAGTACACCGACCCCGAGATCCGCCGCGCCGCGCTGGCCGGGGTGATCCTGCGGATGCTGGCACTCGGCCTGGGCGACATCGAGCGCTTCCCCTTCCTGGAGCCACCGGACCCGCGCGCGATCGCCGACGGCTGGCAGCAGTTGGCCGAACTGGGCGCGGTCGACGAATCCCGCACGATGACCGCGACCGGCCGGCTGATGGCACGCATGCCGGTCGACGTGAAGCTCGCCCGCATGCTGGTCGCCGCCAATGCGCGGGGCTGCCTGCGCGAGATGCTGGTGATCGCCTCGTTCCTCGGCATCCAGGACCCCCGCGAGCGGCCCGCGGACCAGCGCGCCGCGGCCGACAATGCCCACGCCCATTTCGTCGACTACAGCTCGGAGTTCGTCGGCACGCTGAAGCTCTGGACCGCCTACCAGGACGCGCACGAGGAGCTGACCCAGTCGCAGTTGCGCCGCTGGTGCGAGAAGCACTTCCTCGGCTTCCTGCGCATGCGCGAATGGCGTGAGCTGCACCGCCAGCTCAAGCTGATGGCGGATGACCTCGGCTGGCAGCAGGGGCCGCCGCTGGCCGAGCTCGATGCCGGTGCGTTCGCCAACCTGCACCGCGCATTGATAGCCGGGTTGCCGACCCAGATCGGCCACCGTCAACCGGGCCCCGAGAAGAAGCCGGGCGAGAAGAACCCGGGTGAGCGCCGGCCGGCGGCGGTCTACGAGGGCCCGCGTGGGCGCCGGTTCGGGCTGTTTCCGGGCTCCTGGCTGATCCGCAAGCCGCCGCCGTGGGTGCTGTCGGCCACGCTGCTCGACACCGAGAAGGTCTGGGCGATGACCAACGCCGCGATCGAGCCGCAATGGGCGATCGACGAGCTGCCGCACCTGCTCGCCCGCCGTCACTTCGACCCGCGCTGGTCGCGTGCGCAGGGTCGCGTGCTCGGCAGCGAGCAGGTCAGCCTGTTCGGGCTGGTGCTCGCGCCCAAGCGCCCGATCCACTACGGCGGCCTGTACCCCGAGGAGAGCCGGGCGATCTTCGCCCGCGACGCGTTGGTCACCGGCGAGATCAACACCCGCGCGGTGTTCCTCAAGCGCAACCTGGCGACGCTGGAGAAGGCGCGGGAGGAGGAAGCCAAACAGCGCCGCGCCGGCATCGTGGTCGACGAGGACTGGATGGCGCGCTGGTATTTGGACCGGCTGCCGCCGCACGTGCACAACGCGCAGGCGCTGGACGCCTGGTTCAACAAGCTGCCGCCGCCGTCGAAGTCCGCGCTGGAATGGTCGCTCGAGGACCTGCTGATCGGCGACGAGACCGACGCGTCGCGGTTCCCGCCGGTGATCGGCCTGGGCGACGCGCGGCTCGCGGTGAAGTACCGCTTCGACCCCGGCGCGCCGGACGACGGCATGACCGTCGCGGTGCCGCTGCACCTGCTCAACGCGCTCGACCCGGTCCGGCTGGGCTGGCTCGCGCCGGGCTTCGTCGCCAACAAGGCGGCGGCGCTGATCAAGTCGCTGCCCAAGGCGCAGCGGCGCAACTTCGTGCCCGCGCCGGACTTCGCCCGTGCGTTTGCCGAGGCGCACCCCGGGCCGGAGGCCGACACCTTCACCGGCACGCTGGCGCGCTTCCTGCACAAGGTCACCGGCGCCGAGGTCGCGGGTGTCGATTTCGACGAGGCAGCACTGGAGCCGCACCTGCGTGCCAACCTGCGCCTGCATGACCGTGACGGCCGTACGGTGCTGGCCGAATCGCGCGACCTGGATGACCTGCGGGCACGCTTCGGCGAGCGGGCCGCGCGTGCATTCGCGGCCCATGCGGCTGACGGCATGGGCCAGCGCGGGCTGGTCGAATTCCCCGACACGCCGATCCCGGCCAGCGTGCCCGGTGCCGCCGGCGTGCCGGCCTACCCGGCACTGCACGACGATGGGGACAGCGTCTCGTTGCAGGTGCATGCCGAGCGCGACACCGCGTTGCGCCACCATCCCCGCGGCGTGCGCCGGTTGCTGTGGCTGGCGCTGGCCGACAAGCGCAAGCAGGCCCGCAAGCAGTTGCCGGTCTCGCCCAGGACCGGCCTGCTGTACGCGGCGATCGAATCGGCCGCGCCGAGGCAAACCGGCGAACGCGATGGCGACCGCCTCCGGGGCGACATCGTCGACGGCGCGTTCGCATCGCTGGTGGCCGACGGGCTTGGCGACATCCGGGACGCGGAGGCCTTCGTGGCGCGGCGCGACGCGGTCGCGCGGCAGCTCTTCCCCGAGTCGATGGAACGCTTGCACCAGGCCGAGACCATCCTCGCCGCGGTAGCCGAGGCGCGGGGCAAGCTGGAGTCGCCCCTGATGGGCTGGGCCAGCGGCAACCTGGACGACATGCGCGCGCACCTCGCGGCGCTGACGCCGCCCGGGTTCCTGCGCGACGTGCCGGCCTCGGCGCTCGCCGGCTACCCGCGCTATCTGAAGGCACTGGCACTGCGCGGCGAAAGGGCGCTGCGCGACCCGACCCGCGACCAGGCACGGATGCTGGAGCTCAAGCCGTTCGTGGACGCGCTGGCCGCGGCCGGTGCACGCGGCGAAGCCGACGCCCCGGAGTGGCAGGCGCTGCGCTGGGAGCTCGAGGAGCTGCGCGTCTCCCTGTTCGCGCAGGAACTCGGTGCGCGCGGGGTCTCACCGAAAAAACTGGCGACGCGGCTGGCGCGGATCGGTTGA
- a CDS encoding Dps family protein has product MAKTRSTAKPAKAAKTTKTTRPATVARPAASPGSGSSAPAIDIGIGDRDRKNIATGLAGFLADAYTLYLKTHNFHWNVTGPMFNALHVMFETQYTEQWTALDEIAERIRALGFNAPGSYAEFTRLTTIPEEPGLEDAADWREMVRQLVVGNEAVCRTARKVLKTADDAGDDPTVDLLTQRLQTHEKYAWMLRSLLQ; this is encoded by the coding sequence ATGGCCAAGACCCGATCCACTGCCAAACCCGCGAAGGCGGCCAAGACCACCAAGACCACTCGCCCTGCCACCGTCGCCAGGCCGGCCGCCTCGCCGGGCTCCGGATCGAGCGCTCCGGCGATCGATATCGGGATAGGCGACCGCGATCGCAAGAACATCGCGACCGGTCTGGCGGGTTTCCTCGCCGACGCCTACACGCTGTACCTCAAGACCCACAACTTCCACTGGAACGTCACCGGGCCGATGTTCAACGCCCTGCACGTGATGTTCGAGACCCAGTACACCGAGCAGTGGACGGCACTCGACGAGATCGCCGAGCGGATCCGCGCCCTGGGCTTCAACGCGCCGGGTTCGTACGCCGAGTTCACCCGCCTGACCACGATCCCCGAGGAACCCGGACTGGAGGATGCCGCGGATTGGCGCGAGATGGTGCGGCAGCTGGTGGTCGGCAACGAGGCCGTCTGCCGGACTGCGCGCAAGGTGCTGAAGACCGCCGACGACGCCGGCGACGACCCGACCGTCGACCTGCTGACCCAGCGCCTGCAGACCCACGAGAAATACGCCTGGATGCTGCGCTCGCTGTTGCAGTAG
- the recQ gene encoding DNA helicase RecQ, translated as MENAALELLRTTFGHPGFRGEQAEIVACVAGGNDALVLMPTGGGKSLCYQLPALLRDGCGIVVSPLIALMQDQVEALRQLGVRAACLNSSLDAGAAAEVERDLLAGDLDLLYVAPERLLTGRFLHLLERAHASHGIALFAIDEAHCVSHWGHDFRPEYRQLTILHERWPDVPRIALTATADAPTRREIAERLALEDARRFVSSFDRPNIRYRVVQKDGKGSRALLDFIAGHKGESGIVYAFSRKRVEKVAEQLQLAGIDALPYHAGMPNEQRAANQRRFLQADGVVMVATIAFGMGIDKPDVRFVAHVDLPKSIEGYYQETGRAGRDGEPAEAWLSYGLGDVVNLRQLINQGEAGEERKQLEVRKLDALLGYCESTDCRRQALLGWFGEAHEGHCGNCDNCIDPPESWDGTEAARKALSCVYRSGQRFGAGHLIDILRGVATDKVQRFGHGQLSTWGIGADLDVRQWSGVFRQLVAAGLLEADVDRHNALRLTALATPVLRGERTLRFRKDAPRSTRRRERAGAAPMIELAPEAALRFDALREWRATTAREQNVPAYVIFHDATLRAIAAADPGDLDDLAGIAGIGGTKLERYGEAVLQQLFDVA; from the coding sequence ATGGAAAACGCCGCGCTCGAACTGCTCCGCACCACCTTCGGCCACCCCGGTTTCCGCGGCGAGCAGGCCGAGATCGTCGCGTGCGTGGCCGGCGGCAACGACGCGCTCGTGCTGATGCCCACCGGCGGCGGCAAGTCCCTGTGCTACCAGTTGCCGGCCCTGCTGCGCGACGGCTGCGGGATCGTCGTTTCGCCGTTGATCGCGTTGATGCAGGACCAGGTGGAAGCGCTACGCCAGCTCGGCGTCCGCGCGGCGTGCCTCAATTCCAGCCTCGACGCCGGTGCCGCGGCCGAGGTCGAGCGCGACCTGCTGGCCGGCGACCTCGACCTGCTGTACGTCGCCCCGGAGCGGCTCCTGACCGGGCGCTTCCTGCACCTGCTCGAGCGCGCGCATGCCAGCCACGGCATCGCCCTGTTCGCGATCGACGAGGCGCACTGCGTATCCCATTGGGGCCACGACTTCCGGCCCGAGTACCGCCAGCTGACGATCCTCCACGAGCGCTGGCCGGACGTGCCGCGGATCGCGCTGACCGCGACGGCCGACGCCCCCACCCGTCGCGAGATCGCCGAACGGCTCGCGCTCGAGGATGCCCGCCGTTTCGTCAGCTCGTTCGACCGGCCCAACATCCGCTACCGGGTGGTCCAGAAGGACGGCAAAGGCAGCCGCGCGCTGCTTGATTTCATCGCAGGCCACAAGGGCGAGAGCGGCATCGTCTACGCGTTCTCGCGCAAGCGCGTCGAGAAGGTCGCCGAACAGCTGCAGCTCGCCGGCATCGACGCCCTGCCCTACCACGCTGGCATGCCCAACGAGCAGCGCGCGGCCAACCAGCGCCGCTTCCTGCAGGCCGACGGCGTGGTGATGGTGGCGACGATCGCGTTCGGCATGGGCATCGACAAGCCCGACGTGCGCTTTGTCGCCCACGTCGACCTGCCCAAGTCCATCGAGGGCTACTACCAGGAAACCGGACGCGCCGGCCGCGACGGCGAGCCAGCCGAGGCCTGGCTCAGCTATGGCCTGGGCGACGTGGTCAACCTGCGCCAGCTGATCAACCAGGGCGAGGCCGGCGAGGAGCGCAAGCAGCTGGAGGTCCGCAAGCTCGATGCACTGCTTGGATATTGCGAATCCACTGACTGCCGGCGCCAGGCCCTGCTGGGCTGGTTCGGCGAGGCCCACGAGGGCCACTGCGGCAACTGCGACAACTGCATCGATCCGCCCGAGAGCTGGGACGGCACCGAGGCCGCGCGCAAGGCGCTGAGTTGCGTGTACCGCAGCGGCCAGAGGTTCGGTGCCGGCCACCTGATCGACATCCTGCGCGGAGTGGCCACCGACAAGGTCCAGCGTTTCGGCCATGGGCAGCTGAGTACCTGGGGCATCGGCGCGGACCTCGACGTGCGGCAGTGGAGCGGCGTGTTCCGGCAACTGGTCGCGGCCGGCCTGCTGGAAGCCGACGTCGATCGCCACAACGCGCTGCGCCTGACCGCGCTGGCCACCCCGGTGCTGCGTGGCGAGCGCACCCTGCGCTTCCGCAAGGACGCGCCCCGATCCACGCGACGACGCGAACGCGCCGGCGCCGCGCCGATGATCGAACTCGCCCCGGAGGCCGCGCTGCGCTTCGACGCCCTGCGCGAGTGGCGCGCCACCACCGCGCGCGAACAGAACGTGCCCGCCTACGTGATCTTCCACGACGCCACGCTGCGCGCGATCGCCGCGGCCGACCCGGGGGACCTGGACGACCTGGCCGGCATCGCCGGCATCGGCGGGACCAAGCTCGAGCGCTACGGCGAGGCCGTGCTGCAGCAGCTGTTCGACGTCGCCTGA
- the queC gene encoding 7-cyano-7-deazaguanine synthase QueC: MKNAVVLVSGGMDSAVVLAIAREQGFAVHALSVRYGQRHTSELEAADRVATALGAVAHKTVNVDLRSIGGSALTDDIDVPLDHVAGADEIPVTYVPARNTIMLSVALGWAEVLGAADIFCGVNAVDYSGYPDCRPAFIEAFERLANLATKAGVEGAGIRVHAPLQHMSKAAIAREGVRLGVDFGQTVSCYKADADGRACGHCDACRLRAEGFAAAGIADPTRYMR, from the coding sequence ATGAAGAACGCCGTCGTCCTCGTGTCCGGGGGCATGGACTCCGCCGTCGTGCTGGCCATCGCCCGCGAGCAGGGGTTTGCCGTGCACGCCTTGAGCGTGCGCTACGGGCAGCGCCACACGTCCGAGCTGGAGGCGGCCGACCGGGTCGCGACGGCGTTGGGGGCGGTGGCCCACAAGACCGTCAACGTCGACCTGCGCAGCATTGGCGGGTCCGCGCTCACCGACGACATCGACGTGCCGCTGGACCATGTCGCCGGCGCCGACGAGATCCCGGTGACCTACGTCCCGGCACGCAACACGATCATGCTGTCGGTCGCGCTCGGCTGGGCCGAGGTCCTGGGCGCGGCGGACATCTTCTGCGGCGTCAACGCGGTCGACTACTCGGGGTATCCGGACTGCCGGCCGGCGTTCATCGAAGCATTCGAGCGGCTCGCCAACCTCGCCACCAAGGCGGGGGTGGAGGGTGCCGGCATCCGCGTGCACGCGCCATTGCAGCACATGAGCAAGGCCGCGATCGCCCGCGAGGGAGTGCGCCTCGGCGTGGACTTCGGCCAGACCGTGTCGTGCTACAAGGCCGACGCGGACGGGCGCGCGTGCGGGCATTGCGACGCGTGCCGGCTGCGCGCCGAAGGTTTTGCCGCCGCCGGCATCGCCGACCCCACCCGTTACATGCGTTAG
- the queE gene encoding 7-carboxy-7-deazaguanine synthase QueE has protein sequence MNAVVPEAAATSPERLRLTEIFLSLQGESRSIGWPTVFVRLTGCPLRCQYCDTAYAFHGGEWWDFDGILAEVARHGVRHVCVTGGEPLAQKRCIGLLERLCDAGYEVSLETSGSIDIAPVDLRVSRVLDIKTPGSAEVERNLWSNIAQLTPNDQVKFVVCSREDYDWAKAVIAEHRLVERCEVLMSPSFSQVRPRELADWIVADRLPVRFQMQLHKVLWDDEPGR, from the coding sequence ATGAACGCCGTAGTCCCCGAGGCGGCCGCGACCTCGCCCGAGCGACTGCGGCTGACCGAAATCTTCCTGTCCCTGCAAGGCGAATCGCGCAGCATCGGCTGGCCGACCGTTTTCGTGCGCCTGACCGGCTGCCCGCTGCGCTGCCAGTACTGCGACACCGCTTACGCCTTCCATGGCGGCGAGTGGTGGGACTTCGACGGCATCCTGGCCGAGGTCGCCCGCCACGGGGTCCGGCACGTCTGCGTGACGGGTGGCGAGCCGTTGGCACAAAAGCGCTGCATCGGCCTGCTGGAGCGCCTTTGCGACGCCGGCTACGAGGTGTCGCTGGAAACCTCCGGTTCGATCGACATCGCGCCCGTGGACCTGCGCGTCTCCCGCGTGCTCGACATCAAGACACCGGGTTCGGCCGAGGTGGAACGCAACCTGTGGTCCAACATCGCGCAGTTGACGCCCAACGACCAGGTGAAGTTCGTGGTCTGCTCGCGCGAGGACTACGACTGGGCGAAGGCAGTCATCGCCGAGCACCGGCTGGTCGAGCGCTGCGAAGTGCTGATGTCGCCGAGTTTCAGCCAGGTGCGTCCGCGCGAGCTGGCCGACTGGATCGTCGCCGACCGCCTGCCGGTCCGCTTCCAGATGCAGTTGCACAAGGTCCTGTGGGACGACGAGCCGGGGCGCTGA
- the ybgF gene encoding tol-pal system protein YbgF gives MRNIHKTLIATSLVAAALVAAAPASAQRMSLAERVTRLEQQAGNNQVSVDLLRQVNLLKEEVVALRSQVEQLGHEQEQLKSSARAQYLDLDGRINRLDGGAGTPALDASTPAEVADPALAAARPAVEPTVEAGAGPTIYGDPGKLDQLEGEREAYDIAFDALKNGEYAESARLFHAFLGRFPGGAYAPNALYWLGESYYVTQNYKLALEQFEALMQRYPTHDKAPGAMLKVGLSQQGLDRLDDAERTLAEVASRYPGTDAARVASDRLGAIQLGRLR, from the coding sequence ATGCGCAATATCCACAAAACGCTTATTGCGACATCGCTGGTTGCGGCGGCCCTCGTGGCCGCCGCACCCGCCTCGGCCCAGCGTATGAGCCTGGCCGAGCGGGTCACCCGGCTCGAGCAGCAGGCAGGCAACAACCAGGTCTCGGTCGACCTGTTGCGCCAAGTCAACCTGCTGAAGGAAGAAGTGGTCGCGCTGCGCTCGCAGGTCGAGCAGCTGGGCCACGAACAGGAACAACTCAAATCCAGCGCGCGGGCCCAGTACCTGGACCTGGACGGCAGGATCAACCGGCTCGATGGCGGCGCAGGCACGCCCGCGCTGGACGCATCGACACCGGCGGAGGTCGCCGACCCGGCGCTCGCCGCCGCCCGCCCGGCGGTCGAACCGACCGTGGAAGCCGGCGCCGGGCCGACGATCTACGGCGACCCCGGCAAGCTCGACCAGCTGGAGGGCGAGCGCGAGGCCTACGACATCGCGTTCGACGCGCTCAAGAACGGCGAGTACGCCGAATCGGCGCGCCTGTTCCATGCCTTCCTCGGCCGCTTCCCCGGCGGTGCCTATGCCCCCAACGCGCTCTACTGGCTTGGCGAGAGCTACTACGTCACCCAGAACTACAAGCTCGCGCTGGAGCAGTTCGAAGCGTTGATGCAGCGTTACCCGACGCATGACAAGGCGCCGGGCGCGATGCTCAAGGTCGGGCTGTCGCAGCAGGGGCTCGACCGTCTCGACGACGCCGAGCGCACCCTGGCCGAGGTGGCCAGCCGCTACCCCGGCACCGATGCCGCGCGGGTCGCCAGCGACCGCCTCGGCGCGATCCAGCTCGGCCGCCTGCGCTGA